From the genome of Metabacillus schmidteae, one region includes:
- a CDS encoding VirB4 family type IV secretion system protein, which produces MNVKATKTAKEEKREKKNKQVKRNKKKAVEQEVETQYDMRPTFWDVISPEGMKIKNEDYGVIKQSLGTRTYFRPFYITRDGYPRKMQTNWLYNLTSSGECDVLIDVHKIQKSEAVRMLQRQITMLKSNLGFQTKRGNIDQIQDLETKIIDTEQLMAETQFSENDSYHVGVLGVLYGNSKKELDKYSEYIEDELSGMFFKVASTWSRVKSGFRSVLPLGTNEINESLRNIDRRALSTFSPFISGSGRFNGGIPLGINRITGQKEFYNAFGTEEVKPDNFNMAIFGTSGSGKSLALKLLLARETTGMGIHTRLIDVEGEFVRIVKRLGGINLQISEESDIRINPLAMNVTSIPLEQDDEELELLEDSDEKEIIEKNGKKYISFVPLREKLNEILGFFDIICRGKNSEDEGLTVFERNYLEESIQYLFGKFGYTTHPSSLYDNTVKEIDGQIIQSEVRKLEPTISDVYKYLIENYGEEQKAERLVAAIRPFLNTGSKPIFDGQTYLGKNVTQALHSARLVNFDISSMEENFLRPIAYHVILNYIWEYFVKSVENSSKQKVVVADEAWTLVDSEQTVSFLETMARRSRKRNAGLRIASQDFVRILESRKARGILQNTFTFMFLKQNKIDLKKIRENFDLSEGEISCLFGNPEKGEAILRSGKSSVWLRTDPSEEELTFVESNTAVLEEMLKRKRMKRSE; this is translated from the coding sequence TTGAACGTGAAAGCAACAAAAACAGCAAAGGAAGAGAAGAGAGAAAAGAAGAACAAGCAAGTTAAACGGAATAAGAAAAAAGCAGTTGAGCAAGAAGTCGAAACTCAATATGATATGCGTCCGACATTTTGGGACGTAATATCTCCTGAAGGTATGAAGATAAAAAATGAAGATTATGGTGTCATAAAACAATCATTGGGAACAAGAACATATTTTAGACCATTTTATATAACAAGAGATGGATATCCTAGAAAAATGCAAACGAATTGGCTCTACAATCTCACTTCTAGTGGAGAATGCGATGTCTTAATCGATGTTCATAAGATTCAAAAGAGTGAAGCTGTAAGAATGCTTCAACGTCAGATTACAATGTTGAAATCAAATTTAGGCTTTCAGACCAAAAGAGGAAACATTGATCAGATACAAGATTTAGAAACGAAGATTATTGATACTGAGCAACTTATGGCAGAAACGCAATTTAGTGAAAATGATTCCTATCATGTCGGTGTGTTGGGAGTTTTATATGGCAACAGTAAAAAAGAATTAGATAAATATAGTGAGTATATAGAAGATGAACTATCAGGAATGTTTTTCAAGGTAGCCTCCACATGGAGTCGTGTAAAAAGTGGATTCCGCTCGGTTCTTCCATTAGGGACAAATGAAATAAATGAGTCACTCAGAAATATAGACAGAAGGGCGCTAAGTACCTTTTCTCCATTTATTTCAGGTAGTGGACGATTTAATGGTGGTATCCCATTAGGTATTAATCGTATCACTGGTCAAAAAGAATTTTATAATGCTTTTGGTACAGAAGAAGTAAAACCAGATAATTTCAATATGGCCATATTTGGCACAAGTGGGAGTGGTAAATCTTTAGCACTTAAACTTCTACTAGCAAGGGAAACAACTGGAATGGGAATCCATACACGTTTAATTGATGTTGAAGGTGAATTCGTTCGAATTGTTAAACGATTAGGTGGTATTAACCTTCAAATTTCAGAGGAATCAGATATTAGGATTAACCCACTTGCTATGAATGTAACAAGTATTCCTTTAGAACAAGATGATGAAGAATTAGAGTTACTAGAAGATAGTGATGAAAAAGAGATTATTGAAAAGAATGGAAAGAAATATATATCATTTGTTCCTCTTCGTGAAAAATTAAATGAAATCTTAGGTTTTTTTGATATCATCTGTCGCGGGAAGAACAGTGAAGATGAAGGGTTAACTGTTTTTGAACGAAACTACTTAGAAGAATCAATTCAGTATTTATTTGGAAAGTTTGGATATACAACACATCCAAGTTCTTTATATGACAATACAGTAAAAGAAATTGATGGACAAATCATTCAATCTGAAGTTAGAAAACTAGAACCGACTATCTCTGATGTGTATAAGTATTTAATTGAAAATTATGGTGAAGAACAGAAGGCTGAAAGGTTAGTTGCAGCCATTCGGCCATTCCTTAATACAGGTAGTAAACCTATCTTTGATGGGCAAACCTATCTAGGTAAAAATGTAACTCAGGCACTCCACTCTGCTAGACTAGTCAACTTTGATATTAGCAGTATGGAGGAAAACTTTTTAAGACCAATTGCCTATCACGTAATTTTAAACTATATATGGGAATATTTCGTTAAAAGCGTTGAAAATTCCTCTAAGCAAAAAGTAGTTGTGGCGGATGAAGCTTGGACCCTAGTAGATTCTGAACAGACTGTGAGTTTCCTAGAAACAATGGCTAGACGATCACGTAAAAGGAATGCTGGTTTAAGAATCGCTTCACAAGATTTTGTACGTATCCTTGAAAGTCGAAAAGCTAGGGGTATCCTTCAGAATACATTTACATTTATGTTTTTAAAACAGAACAAAATTGATTTAAAGAAAATAAGAGAGAATTTTGACCTTTCAGAAGGTGAAATATCTTGTTTATTCGGAAATCCAGAAAAAGGGGAAGCGATACTTAGATCGGGTAAATCAAGCGTATGGCTACGAACT